Proteins encoded together in one Thalassotalea crassostreae window:
- the accA gene encoding acetyl-CoA carboxylase carboxyl transferase subunit alpha, protein MSLNFLDFEQPIAELEAKIEELQLVNQGQDLDLDLEAEIAQLRSKSEELTKKVFSDLEPWQVTRIARHPGRPYTQDYIDRIFTDFNELAGDRAYANDEAIIGGTARLDGRPVMVIGHQKGRGTAEKVRRNFAMPRPEGYRKALRLMEMAERFNMPIVTFIDTPGAYPGIGAEERGQSEAIARNLKVMARLTVPIVCTVIGEGGSGGALAIGVGDKVNMLEYSTYSVISPEGCASILWKTAEKASLAAEAMGVTAPRILELELIDNIIGEPLGGAHRDFDIMANNLKQAIKADISAVEGKDKEALIEARYQKLMNYGYC, encoded by the coding sequence ATGTCACTCAATTTTTTAGATTTTGAGCAACCAATTGCAGAATTAGAAGCAAAAATTGAAGAACTTCAATTGGTTAACCAGGGACAAGATTTAGATCTTGATCTGGAAGCTGAAATTGCACAGCTCCGTAGTAAGAGCGAAGAACTTACTAAGAAAGTATTTTCTGATTTAGAACCATGGCAAGTAACTCGTATTGCTCGTCACCCAGGTCGCCCTTATACGCAAGATTATATCGATCGTATTTTTACTGATTTTAACGAGTTAGCGGGTGATCGCGCCTACGCCAACGATGAAGCTATTATCGGTGGTACTGCTCGTTTAGATGGTAGACCAGTAATGGTAATTGGCCATCAGAAAGGTCGTGGTACAGCAGAGAAAGTTCGTCGTAACTTCGCTATGCCTCGTCCAGAAGGTTACCGTAAAGCATTACGTTTAATGGAAATGGCTGAACGTTTTAACATGCCAATCGTTACTTTTATTGATACTCCGGGTGCTTATCCTGGTATCGGTGCTGAAGAACGTGGTCAGTCAGAAGCTATCGCTCGTAACTTAAAAGTTATGGCTCGTTTAACGGTACCAATTGTATGTACTGTTATCGGTGAAGGTGGTTCTGGTGGCGCATTAGCAATCGGAGTTGGCGACAAAGTTAACATGTTGGAATATTCTACTTACTCAGTAATTTCTCCAGAAGGTTGTGCATCAATCCTTTGGAAGACAGCTGAGAAAGCGTCATTAGCTGCAGAAGCAATGGGTGTAACAGCGCCACGTATTTTAGAGCTTGAACTAATTGATAATATCATTGGTGAACCTCTAGGTGGGGCACATCGTGATTTCGATATTATGGCGAACAACCTTAAACAAGCGATTAAAGCAGATATTTCTGCCGTTGAAGGTAAAGATAAAGAAGCGTTAATTGAAGCGCGTTACCAGAAATTAATGAATTACGGTTACTGTTAA